One genomic region from Amaranthus tricolor cultivar Red isolate AtriRed21 chromosome 12, ASM2621246v1, whole genome shotgun sequence encodes:
- the LOC130828804 gene encoding uncharacterized protein LOC130828804 encodes MGLLLRSLMVLLLLWSPCLLIIAAQKPMHSARVLDAILQDYAYRAFVHPKTGVVFDGTVPSNLTGIKISGMRLRSGSLRTHGVPSYKEFEIPTGVIVRPYVKRLVLIYQNLGNWSNLYYPLPGHTYLSPILGLLAYDAVNLSATNLSNLGIRASVNPIEIHFSNVKSVPDGSVPMCVWFDLNGNVNFSNELSKHTCSTTQQGHFALVVESPAPSPAPSAPTPSPGSHKKKKKKNMKKVWIIVGSVMGGVLLLVLSAILLAWLRKCQQKKMEHMEKASEVGETLRMTSVGSAKAPAATVTRTQPILETEYAP; translated from the coding sequence ATGGGGCTTCTACTTCGAAGTCTCATGGTGCTTTTATTATTGTGGTCACCTTGCCTACTGATTATTGCGGCACAAAAACCTATGCATTCTGCTCGTGTTCTTGATGCAATCCTCCAAGATTATGCTTACAGGGCATTTGTTCATCCGAAAACTGGTGTTGTATTTGATGGGACAGTTCCTTCCAATTTGACAGGGATTAAGATTTCAGGTATGAGGCTGAGGAGTGGTAGCCTGAGGACTCATGGTGTTCCATCTTACAAGGAGTTTGAGATTCCTACAGGTGTTATTGTTCGGCCGTATGTGAAGAGGCTTGTTTTGATTTATCAGAATTTGGGTAACTGGTCTAATCTGTACTACCCTTTGCCTGGGCATACTTATTTATCTCCTATTCTTGGATTGCTTGCTTATGATGCTGTGAACTTATCAGCTACCAATTTATCTAATTTGGGTATCAGGGCATCGGTAAATCCCATTGAAATTCACTTCTCAAATGTTAAATCTGTGCCAGATGGGTCTGTGCCAATGTGTGTTTGGTTTGATCTCAATGGTAATGTCAATTTCAGCAATGAGTTATCAAAGCATACTTGTTCGACTACTCAACAGGGGCATTTTGCCTTGGTGGTTGAGAGTCCTGCTCCTTCCCCTGCCCCTTCAGCTCCTACTCCATCCCCAGGCTCtcataagaaaaagaaaaagaaaaatatgaagAAGGTCTGGATAATTGTAGGATCAGTGATGGGTGGAGTCTTGCTGCTGGTATTATCGGCAATTTTGCTGGCATGGTTGAGAAAATGCCAGCAGAAGAAAATGGAGCATATGGAGAAGGCTTCCGAGGTTGGTGAAACCCTAAGAATGACTTCAGTAGGAAGTGCTAAAGCACCGGCAGCTACAGTAACAAGGACACAACCGATTCTTGAGACTGAATATGCTCCTTAA